The Streptomyces sp. NBC_01363 region GCCGGAGCGGCGAAGGCCCTGGTCAACACCGTCCCCGAACTCCAGCCCGCCCGTGAGTCGTTCGACGAGCGCTTCCACTTCGTGGGGCCGCTGCGGCGTGAACCGGTGGGGACGGACGGCTCCGCCGCCGGCTACTCCGACGACCTTCCCTGGGACCGCATCGCGGACGAGCCCTCGGTCTATGTGTCCACCGGCACCATGTTCACCCGCGGCCCGGAGTTCTTCCGCAAGATCGCCGACGCCTTCGCAGGTACCCGCTGGCTGGTCGTCCTCGCCACCTCGCACACCGATCCGGCCGAACTCGGCACCCTGCCACCTAATGTGATCGCCCGTCAGTACGTTCCCCAGTCGGCCGTGCTGGAACGCTGCGACGCCTTCCTCTCGCACGGCGGGATGAACTCGGCCCTGGAGGGGCTCGCGCTCGGCAGACCGATGGTCCTCGTGCCGCGGGCCGCCGACCAGCGGGAGATCGCCCGGCGGCTCGCCGAGGCCGGCGTGGGCGTGGTCGTGCCCGCCGAGAGCGAGGGACAGCGCTTTGTCACCGCTCTCGACGAGGTGGTGGCCGACCCGGACATCCGCCGCACACTGGACGGGCTCTCCTCCCGCATGGGCCGGCTGAACGGCCCCGGGGCCGCCGCCGAGGTTCTGGAGAAGCTCGCCGCGGAAGGACAGCACGGTCCGGGGCGGTCCCGGTGAGCGAGCTGCGCAGAAGGACGGTCCTGCAGGGCTCGGCGGCCGTGGGACTGGGCGCGGCCGGAGTCACGGCCCTCTCGGCCGCACCGGCCGGGGCGGCGGGCGCGGCCGGACCCGCCGACCCCTACCGGGACTCCGTACAGGACGCCCGGATGGTCTGGGACCGCCCGCCCGGCACCTGGGACGAGGCGCCCTGTCTCGGTGACGGTGCCCTGCGGGTCCAGGTCCTGGCCGGCGCCACCCCGGACCGTCTGGTCTTCGCCGTGCGGGGAAAGGGCACGTCGTGGCGGTCGCCCGCCACCGGCCCCGTCCTCAGGCTCGCCGGTACGCCCACGGCGCACCACTGGCAGCTCGATCTGTGGCAGGCCGAACTCCGCGGGACCGTCACCACCACCCGGGGCAGGGTGCGTTTCACCGCGTTCGTGCCCCACGGCCGAGGTGTCCTGGTGGTCCGCCTGGAGACCGAGGCGGGGGAGTCGGGAGCAGCCTGGGAGCGGGCGGCCGACACCGGCGCGGACGCCGGACTCCCGCACCGCGAGGAGACCCGCGGAGCGGTACGCGTCCTGGTCGCGGGCGCCGACGCCGGAGCGGTCGGCCGGGCCCTGGCCGACCCGGACCGGCTGGAGGCCGGGCACCGCCGCTGGTGGCACGACCACTACCGCCGGGGATTCCTCTCCGTACCGGACCGCACCGTTCAGCGGTTCCACTGGACACAGGTCTACCTCGCCGCGGCCGCGCTGAGCCCGGACACCCGGGTCACCGGCTTCGGCCACCCCTTCCTCGGCGCCACCGATCACCTCGCCCTCGACCCGGTGCTCGCGGCGGACCGCCCGCGCGCGGCGGACCACAGCCATCTGTACGGCGGCCTGCCCGGCGTCGGCTCCAAGGGCGGCCGCGCCGCCGACCCCATCACGTCCTGGGGGCTGCCCGCCCTCGCCGGGGCCTGGAGCAGGAGCATGGACGACGGGCTGCTGCGCGACCGGCTCCATCCCGCGTTGCGCAAGGCGGTCGGCTTCTACGCGCACTTCCTCGTGGCGGAGCCCGACGGGAAGCTGCACCTGCCGGCCACGTACTCGCCGCACTACGCCGACGTGCCGGACGCCGCCCACGGGCTCGCGCTGCTGCGCTGGGCACTGGGCGCACTGGCCGACTCGTCGCGGCGCCTCGGAGCCCGGGACGCCGGCACCGACCGCCTGCGGGACATCGCGGAGCGCCTGACCCCGTACCCCACCGGCCCCGACGGAGTGATGGTCGGCCGCGGCGTCGCGCTCACCCGCTCCCATGCCCACGCCTCGCACCTGCTGTGGCTCCACCCGCTGCGCGAACAACTCCCGGACGCCCGGGCCCACCTCGCCCACCGCAGCTACGCCCACTGGGCGTCGATGCGGGAGCACTGGCACGGCTCCTCGTACGTCACCGCATCCGGCCTCGCGGCGGCCGCCGGGGACCCCGGCGGAGCGCTGTCCCACCTCCGGCACTTCCTGACCGGTCTCGGCGGCGGCGGGCTCTACCGCGGTGCCGAGAACGAGCCGGACGGCGGAGCGGCGCAGTCCGCGCCGCTGGCCGCCGCCCAGTCGGCCCTCGACCTGCTGCTGGAGGCGGGCGGCGGCACCCTGCGGGTGTTCCCCTCGACACCGGCGGAGTGGCCGGACGCCGTGGTGGCGGGCCTGCGCACCCCCGGGGCCTTCCTCGTCGACGCCGAGCGCAGCCGGGGACGTACCGACTGGGTCCGGGTACGCAGCGAGGCCGGCGAACCGCTCGTCCTCGACCACGGCATCGAGGGCCCCGTCGAGGTGCTCGACAGCAGCGGAAGGCCCCGGCCCTGGCGGGCCGGCGGACCCCGGACGGTGCACGTCCCGCTCGCGCGGGGCGAGAGCGTCGTCGTGGCCCGCGCCGGGGCGCGGCCCGCCGGACCGAGGGTCGTGGAGGCGGACGGAACCCCCCGCGCCTGGGGGCTGGCCGGAAAAACGAAGTAGATCTGTCTCTACTGCCGATGAGCAGCACAGGCCGGTACGGTTCCCACGTGATCGCGCGCAATACGCTGGAAGCACTCGCACAACGTCCGTTGCGGTTCCTCACCTCCACCTGGCCCTGGCGCTCGCTCGCCTATCTGCTGTCGAGCGCGGCCGTGGGAGCCTGCGTGGCGGGGCTCGGAGCGCTCGCGTATCTCCTGTGGGGTGTGCTGGGACCGCTCACGGTCGCGGTCCTGCCGGCGGTGGCGGCAGTCGTGGCGTGGGGCGTGGCCCGGTTCGAGCGCCGGCGGCTGCGCTGGGTGACGGCCGGGCCGGCGGTTGAGAGGGAAGCGGGCCCGGCCCGCCCCTTGCTGACCAGGCTCAAGGACCGGCTGCGCGACTCCGGCAGCCTGCGCGAGGTCGGCTACGGACTGATCGCCCTGCTGGTGCTGTGGTGGACGGACCTCGGCATCGTGCTCGTGTCGCTGGGAATCCCGCTCTTCCTGATGAGCGCTCCATTCCAGCCGACCGCGAGCTTCGCCGGCGGCTGGGCCGGAACCCTCATCGGTGTGCTGCTGCTGCCGGTCGCGACCTATCCGATCGCCGCCTGGACGGGGGTGCGGGCAGCGATGGCCCGAGCCGTGCTCGTACCAGGTGACAACGAACTGACCCAGGTCACCCAGTCCCGCGCCCGCCTCGTGGACGCCTTCGACGTGGAACGCCGCCGGATCGAACGCGACCTCCACGACGGCGCGCAGCAAAGGCTGGTGACCCTGTCGATGAAGCTCGGACTGGCCGGCCTCGACCTGCCGCCGGACTCCGTCGCCGCCCGGCAGGTGCGGGAGGCGCGGCAGGAGGCGAAGGAGGCGCTCCAGGAGCTGCGGGAGCTGATCCACAACATCCACCCCCAGGTCCTGACCGACCGGGGCCTGGAGCCCGCAGTGCGGGATGTCGCCGCCCGCTCGGTGATTCCGGTGGAGGTCGACATCGCCCTGCCCGACCGGCTGTTCGCCCAGGTGGAGAGCACCGCGTACTTCGTGGTCTGCGAAGCCCTCGCCAACATCGCCAAACACAGCGGGGCCAACCGGGCGTCGGTCCGCGGCAGGCTGGGCGACGGCCAACTGGTCATGGAGATACGCGACGACGGGGTCGGCGGCGCCGACACGGAGGCCGGGACCGGGCTCGTCGGCATCACGGACCGGCTCGCCGTCCTGAACGGCAAGATGTTCCTGTACTCACCGGCCGGCGGGCCGACCATCCTGCGAGTGGAGATCCCATGCAAGCACTGAGACTGGTCATCGCGGAGGACTCCGTACTGCTGCGCGAGGGACTGGTCGGGCTGCTGGAGCGCTTCGGACACACGGTGCTCGCCGCCGTGGGCGACGCGACCTCGCTGATCGCCGCCGTGGCCGAGCACGGGCCCGACGCCGTCATCGTCGACGTGCGCATGCCTCCCGACAACACCGACGACGGGCTGCGCGCCGCCCGCCGGCTGCGCGCCGATCATCCCGGCCTGGCGGTCCTGGTGCTCAGCCAGTACGTGTCACAGGGGTACGCCTCCGAGCTCATCGCGTCCGATCGGCAGGGCGCCGGCATGGGGTATCTGCTCAAGGACCGCATCGGCGAGATCGAGGAGTTCGTCTCGGCGCTCGACTCGGTGTCCCGGGGCGGCACCGTGGTGGACCCCGAGGTGGTGCGGCAGTTGCTGAAACACCATCACGACCCGTTGCAGCGCCTCAGCCCCAAGGAGCAGGAGGTGCTGGGTCTCATCGCGGAGGGCCGGTCCAACGTCGCCATCGCCCGCCGGCTCGTGGTCGCCGAGGCCACCGTCTCCAAGCGCATCGCGGCCATCTTCACCAAACTGGACCTGCCGCCGGCGCCCGACGACCACCGCAGGGTGCTGGCCGTACTCGCCTATCTCAACGCGTGACCCGACACTCCTGCCCCAGCCGAACCCTCAACCGGCGGGCAGGCGGCGGTACATGTCGGCGACCCGGAACGCCAGGTCGATCGACTGCTCGTGGTTGAGCCGGGGATCGCAGGCCGACTCGTACCGCAGCCCGAGGTCCCGCGCACCGACCGGACGCCCGCCGCCGAGGCATTCGGTGACCTCGCCGCCGGTCAGTTCGACATGGATTCCTCCCGGGTGGGTTCCCAGGGAGCGGTGGACCGCCATGAAGCCGCTCACCTCGTCCAGGATCGTCTCGACGTCCCGGGTCTTGAAGCCGTCAGGCGTGGTGAAGGTGTTGCCGTGCATGGGATCGGACAGCCAGCACACCCGGGCACCCTCGGCGGCGGTCTTCTCCACCAGGACCGGCAGCACGTCGCGGACCCGGTCCGCACCGGCCCGCACCACGAACGTCAGCCGGCCGGGCTCCCGGTCCGGATCCAGCCGGTCCATGAGGCGCAGCACGGTCTCCGGGTCCGCCGTGGGACCGAGCTTGACCGCGACGGGATTGCTGATCCGGGACAGGAACTCGATGTGGGCGCCGTCCGGCTCCCGGGTGCGTTCCCCCGCCCAGAGCAGGTGCCCGCTGGTGGCGTAGAGCCGGCCGGTCCGCTCGTCGACCCGGGTCAACGGCGTCTCGTAGTCGAGCAGCAGGGCCTCGTGACTGACGAAGAACTCCGCGGTCGCGAGCGGCCCCATGTCACCGCCGCAGGCCCGTACGAAGGCCAGGGTGCGCTCGATCTCGTCGGTCAGCCGCCGGTAGCGGCCGCCGGCCGGGGACCCGCTGACGAACTCCCGGTTCCACGCGTGGATCTCGGACAGATCGGCGAACCCCCCGGTGGTGAGCGCCCGGATGAGATTGAGGACGGCCGCCGACGCCTCGTACGTACGGTTCAGCCGTGACGGGTCGGGCGTCCGCGAACGGGCGGAGAACTCCAGCCCGTTGACGGCATCCCCCCGGTACGACGGGAGCACCGTGCCACCCCGCTCCTCGACCGCACGGGACCGGGGCTTGGCGAACTGGCCTGCCATCCGGCCGATCTTGACCACGGGCAGCGACGAGGCATGGGTGAGCACGACGGCCATCTGCAGCAGCACCCGCAGCGTGCCGCGCACCGCGTCCGCGCCGACCCCGGAGAAGGTCTCCGCGCAGTCCCCGCCCTGGAGGACCAGCGCCTCACCCCGGGCGACCGCCGCCAGACGGTTCCTCAGCACATCGCACTCGGCCGGCAGGATCAGCGGAGGCGAGGCGGCCAGCACTCCGTGCGCCGTGCGCAGCGCACCCGGATCCGGCCAGTCCGGCTGCTGCGCGGCCGGCAGCCCCCGCCAGGGGGCCGTCGAAAGGTCGTCCTCAAGAAGGTCTGCGGTCATCTCGGAATGCCACCCGTTCTCGGTCGTGTCGAACACCATTGCCTGGGCGAAAACTGCTCGTCGTTTTCCGGGGACGATGCCTCGACCACTTCAATTCGCAGGGCCCGGCCGCGTCAAGCAGTTCGGGATTGGTCCGCCTCGGCCGATACGGATTGGTCTGGTACCGGCATACCTCCGCCTGCTTCGCTTGAGGGGACGGCGCGCAAGGACGCGTGGCCGTCCTTTCTTGTCCGCGGGGAAATGGCAGGGGGATTCTTCAGATGGCCGATACGGCACCGGTCCCGGTCAGGGTGATCCGAACCAAATTGGCATCCCATGAGCCGCTCGATCTCTATTCTGCGCTGCGCGGGACCCTGCCAGCCGACGGGGTGTTCCTCTTCGAGAGCCTCGAGGGGGCCGACGAGGACCGGCGTTCCGCGGTCGTCGGATTCGGCCGCCTCGCGGAACTCCGGGTCTTCGGCGGCGACGGCCGGACCGGTCGTGTCGAGGCCGAGGGGCCTCCCGCGCTCGTCCGGGCCCTGACCGCCGGGGCGCGGCACGCGGGCCTGACCGTGGACGGGGCGGGGGGAGCACCGCCGGACCCCGGACGGGCCGCCATGTCCTTCACCAGCAACGACGCCCTGTGGACCCTGCTGGAGTCGGCCCGGAACATGTTCGACGTCGAGACCGACGTGCCCGAGACCTCGTACGCCTTCGGCTTCCTCACCTCCTTCGGGTACGAGTCGACCTGGAACATGGACGCTCCCGGGCGGCGGACGAAGCCGTCGGACGCACCCGACATCACGCTCACCCTCTTCCGGGACACCGTCTGGTACGACCTGGGGACGGGGACCGTCCGCCTGCACCACGCCGACGGGGCGGCCCTCGCCGATCCGGCCGGACCGCCGGCCGGCATGCTCCCCGACGTCCGGGCCCTGGCCGAGGAAGCCGGCCGCGCACGGGGCCGTGACACACCGGTGCCGGCCGCGCCGCGCCCGTACTCGGTGCGCGACAGCGTCGACCGGGACACCTTCCTGACCTGGGCGGACCGCTGCCTGGAACACATCCGGGACGGGGACATCTACCAGATCCAGATCGGCCACCGGCTCGACGTCCGCACGGAACTGACGCCCGAGGACGTCTACCGGCGGCTGCGCCACCGCAACCCCTCTCCATACATGTACATGATGCCGTGCGCCGGGAAGCTGCTCATCGGCGCGAGCCCCGAGCTCTTCCTTCGGATCGAGGACGGCACGATCGTCATGCGGCCCATCGCCGGAACGGCCCGCAGGGGCCCGGACGACGAGGAGAACCAGCGGCGGATCAAGGAAATGCGGGAGAGTACGAAGGAGCAGGCCGAGCACATCATGCTGGTCGACCTCTGCCGCAACGACATCGGCAGGGTGACCCGGCCGTCCACCCGCCCGGTCGACGAGCTGATGGCGGTGGAGGCGTTCTCCCACGTGTTCCACCTGGTGTCGACGGTCAGCGGCCGGGTGCGGCAGGACGTCGGTCCGTTCGACGCCGTACGTGCCACCTTCCCGGCCGGGACGATGACGGGGGCCCCGAAACTTCGGGCCATGGAGATCATCGACGGACTGGAGCGTGAGCCGAGGGGCGCCTACGCGGGCGCCGTGGGGCTGATGGACGTGCGCGGCTGGACCGAACTGGCCCTGTGCATCCGGACGATCGCCCACGACGGGACGGTCTACTCCACCCAGAGCTCGGCGGGCATGGTCGCGCAGTCCCGGCCCTCGGACGAGTGGCAGGAGACCCTCGCCAAGATGGGTGCGGCCCACTGGGCCCTGACCGGTGAGGAGTTGCTGTCATGAAGGTCCTGCTGATCGACGCGCACGACAGCTTCGTCCACATCATCGACCAGTATCTGCGGACCCTCGGTGCGGAGACCGTGGTCGTACGGTCCAGGACCCGGACCCCCGGCGAACTCGCCGCACTCGAACCGGACGCGGTCGTCCTGGGCCCGGGACCGGGGCATCCTGCCGACTCCGGGCACGTCGAACTGGTGCACCGCTTTGCGGGCGTGGTGCCCGTGCTTGGGGTCTGCCTGGGACACCAGGCGATCGCCCTCGCCCACGGCGGCACGGTCCGGCGGGCCGAGCAGGTGATGCACGGCCGGGTCAGCGTCATCCGACACGACGGCGCCGGTGTCTTCCGGGGCCTCGGGAACACCCTGGAGGCGACCCGCTACCACTCCCTGATCGTCGCAGAACCGCTGCCCGCGGAGCTGGTCACGACCTCGGTCTCCGTCGACCATGGATATGTGATGGGCCTGCGGCACCGCACCCTGCCGGTCGAGGGCGTCCAGTTCCACCCCGAGAGCATCCTCACGACGGGCGGACTCCAGCTCTTCCGCAACTTCCTGGAGACCGGGCGGAGCGCACCCGTGCCCGCCCCCAACTGAGGGCGGCCACCATGCGGCCCGGCGATGCCCCGGGCCCGCTGCCGACGAAGGGCCGCGCCTCCGGCCGGCCCTTGCGGCACCGCACCGCACTCCACGGCACGCCCGCAATCGAGAAGGGAACCCGCATGTCCGCACGACCGGAAGAACCCAGCTGGCCCGCTCTCCTCAACGCACTGGTGGCCGGCCGCGACCTGACGTCCGACGAGGCGGCCGGGGCGATGGAGCAGATCATGACCGGGGGCGTCACCGGATCCCGTCTCGCGGGATTCCTGATGGCGCTGCGGAGCAAGGGCGAGACGGTCGACGAGATGGAGGGCCTGGCGCGGACGATGTGGGAGCACGCGGTGCAACTGCGCGTGCCGGGCCCCATCGTGGACATCGTCGGAACTGGCGGCGACGGTTCCGACAGTGTGAACATCTCCACGATATCGGCGATCGTGGCCGCCGGAGCGGGCGCCCGCGTCGTCAAGCACGGCAACCGGTCGGCCTCCTCGCAGTGCGGATCGGCGGACGTACTGGAGGAGTTGGGGATCACCATCGACCTGCCACCGTCGCGGGTCGCGGCGGTCGCCATGGACACCGGCATCACGTTCTGCTTCGCCCCCGCCTTCCATCCGGCGATGCGTCACGCGGCCCCGACGCGCAGGGAGCTGGGCGTGCGCACCGCCTTCAACCTCCTGGGCCCGCTGTCGAATCCGGCGTCGCCCACCGCACTGGCGGTCGGGGTCGCCGATCTCGACGCGGCGCCGCTGATCGCCGGCGTGCTGGCCCGCCAGGGAGTGTCCGCCCTGGTCTTCCGGGGTGACGACGGGATGGACGAACTGACGGTCACCACCACCTCCAGGATCTGGTCGGTCGGCGACGGACAGGTGCACGAGGAAGTCTTCGACCCCCGCGAGCTGGGAGTCCCGCCCGCCGCCCCGGACGCCCTGCGCGGCGGTGACCGCAGCCACAACGGGCGGGCGGCGCGAGCGCTCCTCGCCGGGGCCCGCGGACCCGTACGGGACGCCGTCCTGCTCTCCGCCGCCGCGGCGCTGGCCGCCGTGACGCCCGCACCCGGGCGGGTGCGGGCGGCCGAACGCATCGCCGCGGCGCTGCCGCGCGCCGCCGAGGCCATCGACTCCGGCGCGGCCGCCGACGTCCTGGAGCGCTGGGCCGCCGTGACCGCCAAACACGCCGCCGACCGCTGACCCGGTGGCCGCGATCCGGTCCGACGACTCCGGCCTCGGCGCGGGAGACGTTGCCCAACTGGTCTGTCACCAGGGGCCGTACGAGTTCGAGGCGGACCACTGGTGCGGAGCAGGGGCCGGCCCCGACCGGTATGAACACGCACCGCGGGGCGGATCCCTGCCGGCAGGTCAGCTCCGGAGCTCGCCTTCCAGCAGGATGCGGTGCAGCCGCATCCTGACAGTTACTACGAGGAACGGCATTAGGGCGTGTTCCAGGTTCAGATCACTGTTGGGTCAAATCGCTCCGCCGGAGTGGCTCGGGACGGTAGGCATCCGGGGTGACGCGAGGCGATCTGACGGATGCAGAGTGGGAGTTGTTCGAGCCGCACCTGCCGCTCGGCGTGAGCGGACCGATCCCTGACCTGCGTAAACAGTTGAACGCGGTGATGTGGAGGTTCCGGACCGGGAGCCCGTGGCGCGACATCCCCGAACGCTACGGGTCCTGGTGCACCGTCTACGGCCGCTTCCAGAAGTGGGCCCTTGCGGGCACCTTCGAGACGCTGATGGAGCGGATGATCGCCGAGGCGGCCCGGCGAGGACAGGCCGATCTGGACCTGGTCGGCGTCGATTCCACCGTCGCACGCGCGCATCACCACGCGGCCGGCATGGCCGTCGACCCCGAGCTCCTGGAGGAACTGGTGAAAGCCGCCGAGGAGGAAAAGGGGCTCCAGCAAAGGGACAATCCGCCCAGGTGACGGTCGAAGGCGACCCGGTCGAGGAAGCGTTACGTGCCGAACGGCGACGGATACGCCGCCGCCACAAGGCCCGCCTGAAAGCTGCCGCGTTGGGGCGCTCGCGGGGCGGGCTGACGGTCAAGACGCACCTGGCCACCGACCGGCGGTGCCGCCCGCTGTCGTTCGTGGTGACGCCGGGGCAGGCGGCCGACAGTCCGCGTTTCGCCGCGGTCCTCGACCGAGTCAGGATCCGTGGGCCGGTCGGTCGGCCCCGCACCCGCCCCGGGGCCGTCGCCGCCGACAAGGCGTATTCCTCCCGCGCGAACCGCTCCTACCTGCGTAAACGCCGGATCCAGGCGGTGATCCCGGAGAAGAAGGACCAGGCCGCCCACCGCAAGAAGCGAGGCTCGAAGGGCGGCCGCCCCCTCTCCCACGACGCCGAGCTTTACAAGGAGAGGAACACCGTCGAGCGCGGCATCAACAAGATCAAGGAATGGCGAGGGCTGGCTACCCGCTACGACAAGACTCCTACCAGCTACCTCGCCGGACTCCACCTACGCGGATCGATCATCTGGCTCCGGAGTCTCCGCCCCACATGATCCGAACCTGGAACACGCCCTAGAAGACTCATGAAGATCTTGGTGAGGGGCTGTCCGGTCGCAGGCCGGGCGGCCTCTTGGTCTATGTGGTGGCCGTGCTGATTGTCCAGGTGCTGCCTGTGCGGGTGAGTCCGAGGTTGATCAGTCGGCGGAGGTTGAGTGCGGCGGCTCGGGTGTGGAGCCAGCTGTCGTTCTTAGTGGTGCCGCGGTAGCGGAGTTTGCGGTTGCCGTGGTGGACGAGCCAGGCGACGGCGCGTTCGACTGGTGGTCTCCAGCGGCGGTAGTCGGCTTTCCAGTCGGGGTCGGTGGCGGCCTGGTGGCGGGCGGCGGCGAGCAAGTCGTGGTGTGGGCGGATGGTCAGGATGCGTCCGGCCTTGGCTTTGGTGCACTGCTCGCGCAGGGGACATCCGGCGCACAGGTTCTTAAAGGAGGCGGTGCGCTGGTGGTGCTGTCCGCCGGGGGCGGAGAGAGGGACGGTGTGTCCGGCGGGGCAGGTCACGGTGGCGGCGGCGGTGTCGATGACGAAGTCGTCCAGGGTGAAGCCGCCAGGGACAGCGGGCCGTAGTGGGGCGGGCTTGAAGAACAGCCGGTGTCCTGCCTCTTCGAGGGCCTGGCGGGCGTCGCCGGTGGAGTAGGCGGTGTCGCCGAACGCGTCCACCGGCTCGTGCTCGTCAGCAAGCAGATCGAGGCCGACGGCTGCTTCGTGGTGCTCGGGCCCGGCGCCGGGCGCGAGGGCGACGGCGGTGTATAACCCGGTCTCGGGCTCGACGGCGAGGTGTGCTTTGAAGCCGTCCTGGACTCTGCTGCGCAATTCCGTGCGGGGGTGAAGGTGGGCACGGGATGATCGTCTGTACGGTCGTTGTCCTGTCGTGCGGCCGTGGGGGTGGTGTGGATGTCGATGCGGCCGGAGGGGCTGCCGGAAGTCCCGGAGCAGACCGTGATGGTGGCGCGGGCGGCGTTCCCGCAGGGGAGCCTGGCGATACGGGTGCGAGACCGGCTCGCGGAGGTTTTCGCGGACGAGCCGTTCGCGTCGGCGTTCGGGGTGCGTGGGGCTCCGGGTTTGTCTCCGGGGGTGTTGTGCCTGGTCACGGTGTTGCAGTTCGCCGAGGATCTGACCGATCGGCAGGCCGCGGCGATGGCGGTGCGGGCGATCGACTGGAAGTACGCGCTCGGGGCGGAGCTGACGGACACCGGCTTCGATGCCAGTGTGCTGAGCCGGTTCCGTTCCCGCCTGTCCGACAACGGCATGGAACGGGTGGTCTTCGACCGTCTCCTTGAGTACTGCGTGGAGGAGGGGCTGGTCGCGGCCGGGGGCAGGCAGCGGACCGATTCCACCCATGTGATCAGTGCGGTGCGGGACTTGAACCGCCTCGAGCTGGCCGGGGAGAGTGTGCGGGCGGCGCTGGAGGCCCTGGCTGTCGCGGCGCCGTCGTGGCTGGCCGGGCAGGTCGATGTCGCCGAGTTCGCTCACCGGTACGGGCCGCGGGTGGACGGCTGGCGCATGCCCGCCTCGCAGACGAAACGCGACCGGCTCGCGCAGGTCTTCGGCCAGGACGCGCTGGCGTTGTGCCGGGCGGCCTGGTCACCCGGCACACCCCCATGGATCCGTGAGATCGAGTCCGTACAGATCCTGCGGCAGATCCTCGTCCAGACGTACTACCTGAGCACCGACACCAGGGGACGGGAGGTGATCAAGAAGCGGGCCGCCGACGACGAGGGTGTCCCGCCCGGTCATCGCCGCCTCGCCTCCCCCTACGACGCGGACGCACGCTGGGCGGCCAAGGGCGAGGGCCTGTTCTGGATGGGCTACAAGGTCCATCTCACCGAGACCTGCGACACTCCCACCGAAGCCGAAGCCGAAGCCGAAGCCGAAGCCGGTGTCCGGGCGGCACCGAATCTGATCACGGACGTGTGCACCACCGATGCCACCGTGCCCGATGTGAAAGCGACCGCCCCGGTCCAACAGCGCCTGGCCGAGCACGGCATCAGGCCCGCCGAGCACTACCTCGACTCCGGCTATCCATCCGCCGACCTCATCGCCGCCGCGCTGAAACAGGGCACCCGTATGGTCACCCCGGTTCTGCTGGATCATTCCGCCCAGGCCAAGGCCCACGCCGGCTTCGACAAGAGCGCCTTCATCATCGACTGGAGGGCCCGCCAGGTCC contains the following coding sequences:
- a CDS encoding IS1182 family transposase, whose product is MSMRPEGLPEVPEQTVMVARAAFPQGSLAIRVRDRLAEVFADEPFASAFGVRGAPGLSPGVLCLVTVLQFAEDLTDRQAAAMAVRAIDWKYALGAELTDTGFDASVLSRFRSRLSDNGMERVVFDRLLEYCVEEGLVAAGGRQRTDSTHVISAVRDLNRLELAGESVRAALEALAVAAPSWLAGQVDVAEFAHRYGPRVDGWRMPASQTKRDRLAQVFGQDALALCRAAWSPGTPPWIREIESVQILRQILVQTYYLSTDTRGREVIKKRAADDEGVPPGHRRLASPYDADARWAAKGEGLFWMGYKVHLTETCDTPTEAEAEAEAEAGVRAAPNLITDVCTTDATVPDVKATAPVQQRLAEHGIRPAEHYLDSGYPSADLIAAALKQGTRMVTPVLLDHSAQAKAHAGFDKSAFIIDWRARQVRCPAGKTSAHWNPVKQHGTDAIVITFGVRTCRPCPFRDQCTSSAKGRRMLTLRPREPEEALTQARAEQKTETWKAKYALRAGVEGTINQALDITGIRRARYRGLPKVRLQHAFSATALNVIRLDAHWTGHDQHHTRSSRLERLAYRLTA